A portion of the Helicobacter pylori NQ4053 genome contains these proteins:
- a CDS encoding 2-oxoglutarate synthase subunit alpha, translating into MREIISDGNELVAKAAIEVGCRFFGGYPITPSSDIMHAMSVALPKCGGHFIQMEDEISGISVSLGASMSGTKSMTASSGPGISLKVEQIGYSFMAEIPLVIADVMRSGPSTGMPTRVAQGDVNFLRHPIHGDFKAVALAPASLEEAYTETVRAFNLAEMLMTPVFLLMDETVGHMYGKVQIPDLEEVQKITINRKEFVGDKKDYKPYGVAQDEPAVLNPFFKGYRYHVSGLHHGPIGFPTEDAKIGGDLIDRLFNKIESKQDIINENEEMDLEGAEIIIIAYGSVSLAVKEALKDYHKESKQKVGFFRPKTLWPSPAKRLKEIGDKYKKILVIELNKGQYLEEIERVMQRKVHFFGQANGRTISPKQIIAKLKEL; encoded by the coding sequence ATGCGTGAGATTATTTCTGATGGGAATGAATTAGTCGCTAAAGCGGCGATTGAAGTGGGGTGTCGGTTTTTTGGGGGCTATCCTATCACGCCAAGTTCGGATATTATGCATGCGATGAGCGTGGCTTTGCCCAAATGCGGCGGCCATTTTATCCAAATGGAAGATGAAATCAGCGGGATTAGCGTGTCTTTAGGGGCGAGCATGAGCGGGACGAAGTCTATGACAGCGAGCTCTGGGCCTGGTATTTCATTGAAAGTGGAGCAAATCGGTTATTCTTTCATGGCGGAAATCCCTTTAGTGATCGCTGATGTGATGCGTTCAGGCCCATCAACCGGAATGCCCACTCGTGTGGCTCAAGGCGATGTGAATTTTTTAAGACACCCCATACATGGGGATTTTAAAGCCGTTGCGCTCGCTCCTGCTAGTTTGGAAGAAGCTTACACAGAGACCGTTCGCGCGTTTAACTTGGCTGAAATGCTCATGACTCCTGTATTCTTGCTCATGGATGAAACCGTGGGGCATATGTATGGCAAGGTGCAAATCCCAGATTTAGAAGAAGTGCAAAAGATAACCATTAATCGTAAGGAATTTGTAGGCGATAAAAAAGACTACAAGCCTTATGGAGTCGCGCAAGACGAGCCGGCTGTCTTAAACCCTTTCTTTAAAGGTTATCGCTACCATGTTTCAGGTTTGCACCATGGGCCTATTGGCTTTCCTACTGAAGACGCTAAAATCGGTGGGGATTTGATTGACAGATTATTTAATAAGATTGAATCCAAGCAAGACATTATCAATGAAAACGAGGAAATGGATTTAGAGGGCGCTGAAATTATTATCATCGCTTATGGTTCGGTTTCTCTAGCGGTTAAAGAAGCCTTGAAAGATTACCATAAAGAAAGCAAGCAAAAAGTCGGCTTTTTCAGGCCTAAAACCTTATGGCCAAGCCCGGCTAAACGCTTGAAAGAAATAGGGGACAAATACAAAAAAATCCTTGTGATTGAATTGAATAAGGGGCAGTATTTAGAAGAGATTGAAAGGGTTATGCAAAGAAAGGTGCATTTCTTTGGGCAAGCCAATGGGCGTACGATTTCGCCCAAACAAATCATCGCAAAGTTGAAGGAGCTTTAA
- a CDS encoding 4Fe-4S dicluster domain-containing protein, protein MAKMSAPDGVAVWVNEDRCKGCDICVSVCPAGVLGMGIEKERVLGKVAKVAYPESCIGCVQCELHCPDFAIYVADRKDFKFAKVSKEAQERSEKVKANKYMLLEETILEGRGK, encoded by the coding sequence ATGGCTAAAATGAGCGCTCCAGATGGGGTTGCCGTTTGGGTGAATGAAGACAGGTGTAAGGGTTGTGATATTTGCGTATCGGTATGCCCTGCTGGGGTTCTTGGCATGGGGATTGAAAAAGAAAGGGTGCTTGGAAAAGTGGCCAAAGTAGCCTATCCAGAGAGCTGTATCGGTTGCGTGCAATGCGAATTACACTGCCCGGATTTTGCGATTTATGTGGCTGACAGGAAGGATTTCAAATTCGCTAAAGTTTCTAAAGAAGCCCAAGAAAGAAGCGAAAAAGTTAAGGCCAATAAATACATGCTCTTAGAAGAGACTATTTTAGAAGGGAGAGGCAAATAA
- a CDS encoding 2-oxoglutarate ferredoxin oxidoreductase subunit beta translates to MAFNYDEYLRVDKIPTLWCWGCGDGVILKSIIRTIDALGWKMDDVCLVSGIGCSGRMSSYVNCNTVHTTHGRAVAYATGIKMANPSKHVIVVSGDGDGFAIGGNHTMHACRRNIDLNFILVNNFIYGLTNSQTSPTTPNGMWTVTAQWGNIDNQFDPCALTTAAGASFVARESVLDPQKLEKVLKEGFSHKGFSFFDVHSNCHINLGRKNKMGEASQMLKWMESRLVSKRQFEAMSPEERVDKFPTGVLKHDTDRKEYCEAYQEIIEKAQGKQ, encoded by the coding sequence ATGGCGTTTAATTATGATGAATATTTGCGTGTGGATAAAATACCCACTTTGTGGTGCTGGGGCTGTGGCGATGGCGTGATTTTAAAATCCATTATCCGCACGATTGACGCTTTAGGTTGGAAAATGGATGATGTGTGTTTGGTGAGCGGGATTGGTTGTAGCGGGCGCATGAGTTCGTATGTGAATTGCAACACCGTTCACACCACGCATGGTAGGGCTGTGGCGTATGCGACAGGGATTAAAATGGCTAATCCTAGTAAGCATGTGATCGTGGTTTCTGGCGATGGCGATGGCTTTGCGATTGGAGGCAATCACACCATGCATGCGTGCAGAAGAAACATTGATTTGAATTTTATTTTAGTGAATAATTTCATTTATGGTTTGACTAACTCCCAAACTTCGCCCACCACGCCTAATGGCATGTGGACGGTTACGGCTCAATGGGGCAATATTGACAACCAATTTGACCCATGCGCTTTAACTACCGCCGCCGGGGCGAGTTTTGTCGCTAGAGAGAGCGTTTTAGACCCTCAAAAATTAGAAAAAGTGCTTAAAGAAGGTTTCTCGCACAAGGGTTTTAGCTTCTTTGATGTCCATAGCAATTGCCACATCAATTTAGGACGCAAAAATAAAATGGGCGAAGCGTCTCAAATGTTAAAATGGATGGAAAGCCGGTTAGTGAGCAAACGCCAATTTGAAGCCATGAGCCCTGAAGAAAGGGTGGATAAATTCCCTACAGGCGTTTTAAAGCATGACACGGACAGGAAAGAATATTGCGAAGCGTATCAAGAAATCATTGAAAAAGCACAAGGAAAACAATAA
- the mltG gene encoding endolytic transglycosylase MltG produces the protein MTTKRVNTATNKIMTLNTFLDTCFLLFISILFYLSIPIYPNKVVVVPQGSLKKVFFSLKEQGVDMNALDLLFLRLMGMPKKGYIDMGDGALRKGDFLVRLIKAKAAYKSVTLIPGETRYFFTQILSETYQLETSDLNQAYESIAPRLNGAVIEDGVIWPDTYHLPLGEDAFKIMQTLIGQSMKKHEALSKQWLGYYHKEEWFEKIILASIVQKEAANTEEMPLIASVIFNRLKKGMPLQMDGALNYQEFSHAKVTKERIKTDNTPYNTYKFKGLPKNPVGSVSLEAIRAVVFPKKTDFLYFVKMPDKKHAFSATYKEHLKNINLSNNHFYD, from the coding sequence ATGACGACTAAAAGAGTGAATACTGCCACAAACAAGATAATGACATTAAATACTTTCTTGGATACATGTTTTCTTTTATTCATCAGTATTCTTTTTTATTTAAGTATACCAATTTATCCTAACAAAGTGGTGGTTGTCCCGCAAGGTTCGCTCAAAAAAGTGTTTTTTTCTTTAAAAGAGCAAGGCGTGGATATGAACGCTTTAGATTTGCTTTTTTTACGCTTAATGGGCATGCCTAAAAAAGGCTATATTGATATGGGCGATGGGGCTTTAAGAAAGGGGGATTTTTTAGTCCGTTTGATCAAAGCAAAAGCGGCGTATAAAAGCGTTACTTTAATCCCTGGAGAAACCCGCTATTTTTTCACGCAAATTTTGAGCGAGACTTACCAACTAGAAACAAGCGATCTCAATCAGGCCTATGAAAGCATCGCTCCACGATTGAATGGCGCTGTGATAGAAGATGGGGTGATATGGCCAGACACTTATCATTTGCCTTTAGGGGAGGACGCTTTTAAAATCATGCAAACTTTGATCGGTCAATCCATGAAAAAACACGAAGCTTTAAGCAAACAATGGCTTGGATACTACCATAAAGAAGAGTGGTTTGAAAAAATCATTCTCGCTTCTATTGTGCAAAAAGAAGCCGCTAACACTGAAGAAATGCCCTTGATTGCGAGCGTGATTTTTAACCGCCTAAAAAAAGGCATGCCTTTACAAATGGATGGGGCTTTGAATTATCAGGAATTTTCACACGCTAAAGTAACCAAAGAGCGCATTAAAACCGATAACACCCCCTATAATACCTATAAATTTAAGGGCTTGCCTAAAAATCCTGTAGGGAGCGTGAGCCTAGAAGCGATTAGAGCCGTGGTTTTCCCTAAAAAAACGGATTTCTTGTATTTTGTGAAAATGCCGGATAAAAAACATGCTTTCAGCGCGACTTATAAAGAACATTTAAAAAACATTAATCTTTCTAATAATCATTTTTATGATTAA